GATGCGCGGCCCGCGGTCTATTGCGTGGCGGTCGTCGCGGGCTCGACGTGGATGGCCGCCGATGCTCGGGCGGCGGCCTCGGCGGGCGAGGGTGCTCCGGGCACGCAGCCGTGGCTGGCCGCGATCGACGACCCCGGGCGGGCCGCGGGCATCGCGGACGCGGCCGCCGCGTTCGGGGTCGATGGCCTCAAGCTCTACGCCGACATGGACGCCGAGGTGGTCGAGGCGCTCTCGGCCGAAGCGCGCGAGCGCGGCCTCGCGGTCTGGAGCCACGCCACGATCTTCCCGGCGAAACCGGACGCCGTCGTCGCCGCCGGGGTGCAGGCGGTGTCGCACGCCGAGATGCTTTTCTTCGCGGCCGACGCCAGCGTGCCAGCGCGCTACCACGCCGCGGCGTTCGGCGGACGTGAGGCCGAGGATGCGAAGCATCCCGCGGTGCTGGACGCGTTGGACCAGATGGCCGCGGCCGGCACCATGCTGGAGCCCACGCTGACCGTCACCGAGGTCCGCAGATCACGCGGGCTCGTCAACGCCGCCCACGTCGCCGCGACGCATGCGATCGTGCGCGAGGCCGAGCGACGGGGCGTTCCAATCCTCGCGGGCACCGACCTGATGATCACGCCCGGCACGGACGGCCCGAACATCCATCTCGAGCTCGAGTTGCTCGTCGAGGGTGCCGGTCTCTCGCCGGCCGCCGCGCTGCGCGGCGCGACTACCCACGCGGCGACCATCCTCGGGCGCGAGGGCGAGCTGGGCGTGGTCGCGGCGGGCGCTATCGCCGACCTCGTGCTGCTCGAACGCGACCCCCTGGAGAACATCGGCGCAACACGCTCGATCGCGATGGTGATCCGTGGGGGCCTCGTCATCGAGCCAACGCCGGTCGATCACGGCGACGCTGGTGCCAATGGTGAGCACTGGCGGGGCGGTGGGTCTCCTGGTGCGACAGCCGGCAGACGCGTGGCCGCGATGAGCTGGTTTGGCGGCCACCAACACGCCGGGCGGCACCGGCCGGGCACGCCCTTTTCGCGCTACTTTGATGACCCGTTCTGCGTGTGTGCCGATGTGCTGCCGGGGCGCTCGTCGGCGCGCTGAGGGTGGTCCACGACAATCACCCCCGCTCGACGCTGACGGATCTCTACGACCCGCTCACCATGCCCCAGGACCTCGCAAATGCCACGCGAAGCTGGACCGGGCGGTGGACTTGTGTTATCGAAGGGACCCCCTTAAGAGCAAGCGAAAGCGGTTCGAGTTCCTGTTTGAGCGGTGGGAGGGGCTGGTGGCGCCGGTGGTCGCGAAGAAGAAGCGGAAGCGATGAAGACGACATAGGCCGGGATCGATCAAGGCAGGTCTTCAGAAATATCGGCGAGCAGCCGCCACTGAACACCAGCCTCAACTTTGGACATCTCCCAACGGATGCCACCCCATCGCGGCAGCGAGCCAACAGGGCCCCGTAAGTCGGCTATTGCAAAACGGACGCCGGGCCACTCGGGCAATTCACAGAAGTAGCGTTCCGACCCCGGAAGTGCCGACGCCGTGGCTTGCTCGCTGTAACGGATTAGATACGGCTCCCGTGCAAAACTCGCCAGGACATCCTCGAGCATCATATACGCTTGGAAATACGCAGGGAGGGGGGCAAAATGCTCTTGAGACGCGACCTGGTCGCCGAGGAGATCTTCGCCGTCAAGATGGCCGGCCTGCTGGGCCCGGTATCGGATGCGTGCGGCAGCACTCAGCATATCAAGTGTGCCCAGCTCGGAAATGGTTCTCTCGGTTGAAGAGATGTCTCGCTCGATAGACCTGCTCCCGGACCGGCCTTTGTACAAGTCGCCGGCGCGCGGCATCGGCCATCGTTCTCGGATGCTCGAACGAGAGGAGTGCGTTCCCGGTTGCACCTGGTCATCGGATTCGGCTAGTAGAAACCCGTCGGCAGTGAGGACGACCTTGTCGTAGTCGAGCAGCGACTCTTCGAAGACGTCATGCGGGAACGTGACTGCGGCCAGCTCGATGTCCCGGCCCCGGGCGGCGCTCCAGTCGCACGCATCGAAACGGGCGCCCGCAAGCCGAACATCGCTGAGGTCGAGCCCGAGGGCGACGCCGCTCCACGATGCATCTCGCAGGTCGCATCCTCGAAGCTGGGCGCGTGAAAGATCGACGCCCGAAAGCGATGTGGATCCAAGGGCCGAGCCCAGAAGATCGATGGGTGACTCCGGCATCGTTGCGACCGCCATCGCTCGCACCGCATGAGCGCGGACGCCCGGCCTCGCCGCAGGATCGTGCAGTGTTTCGAGCAGTGTCTGTCGATTGGCGAGGCGCGAGAGTTCCTCCGACGCGGCGGCGCGCCGGTCCGTTTGGGCGATCTGTTGTTGGAAGTACTTGTTCTGGGCCTCAATCAGTTCGTTTTGCTTTCGCATCAGCGTGGTCTGCGCCCCAAGGAAGTAGATCGAAAGCAGGCCTCCGCCAGCGATCGGGGCGGCAACCGTTGTGCGCCCGAGCAAACTCGACCAGAATCCCGCACGAGCGCCAACACGCAGCGCAGCGTTCTTATCCATACCCCATGTTTTGAAAAAGTACCTCCAACTGGCGAGCCCCAGCCGGTGTTCTTGAGCGTACAACGCGCTCTGCACGGCTTCTGGTGTAGTCTGGGCGTTGGATTCAGGCGGGGGTTGTTGATGACTCATGGAACGCGGCATGTCCAATTATTCGGAGTCAAGAGACCATAGTTGCCGCATTGGGCTCTGCACCCAAACTTTTGGGTCGCTCATACACATGGATACAATCGCTTTCGAAAGACCGCAAAGCGGAGCAAGGACCCCCTCAGCCTCGGCAGACCTCGGCAGCTCCCCCGCTGGGAGCGGGGGAGCGGGCAAGAGGGTCCGCGTGCTTACGCAGCGCGGCTCGGCAAGAGACTGCCACGAAGCCACCCCGCACGGCGTGCGTCCCAGAACCCCGTACCCCGGGCCATCCCCCTCGTCCAATAGAAAAACCGCCCTGGCGCCCCTGAGAAAGATTTTGATTCGATCGTCAAGAGTTTTTGAGGCTTCGGAAATCGTTTCCAAGGCCTCGGAAATCATTTCCGAGCCTTCGGAATCGATCTTTGAGCCTTCGGAAATGATTTCCGGAGGCTGCTCAGGCGTTTCCGAAGCCCCGGAACTCGTTGTTGAAGGCTGGTCAGGAGTTTTCGCGGCTTCGGAAATCGTTTTCGAGGCTTCAAGATTCGTTCTTGACGCTCCATCAAGAGCCGACCCAGCCGGGTCGGAACCGGCCGCGGCCGATATCCGGACGCCTCAGCCAGCCGGCGACAGCAGCGGCGCGATCACGTAGATCAGCACGTGGCGGCCGAGCACCAGCGCCGCCACGATCGCGATGACGGCCCAGCTCCAGCCCCAGCCGCTCTGCCACCACGCCGATCGGTACGTGCCCAGGTCGCCGCAGTCCTCGGCCTTGGGCGGCGGAGCGGCCGAGGGGCAGGGGTGGTCCTCGATCACGCGCTTCGGCGGCGCCGCGGGCCCGCCGCGCGGGGCGATCGGCTGATGGAGATCTCGGCGTGGTCCCTGGCCGCGTGCGGACATGGCCGATGGTACGGGCCGCTCAGCGGTCGCCGTCGGCGGGCGGCTCTTGAACGGCTCCATCCTGAGCGGCGTTCTCCTGCACGGGCACCTGCACCTCGCCGTAGCGCCAGAAGACGGGCGTGAAGGGGCCGTTGTAGCCCAGGTAGCGCGGCGGGCCGATGGGGCGCCAGTCCTCCTGGCTCTCGAGCCAGGCGTTGACGAGCCCGAGCCCGCGCTCGAAGTTCGTCTGCGAGTAGCCGCCGCGCACGCCGACGCTGGCATACGTGGCCGGCTCGACGTCATCGATGCGCACGAGGCCGTCCGTTCCTGGCTCGCCGAGGTCGGGCGTGCGGTAGAGGAAGGCCATCGACGACATCGCGTCCGATGATCCCGTGTCCCCCGCTCCATCGTCCGCCGGCCCCTGCTCCGCATAGCCCATGTCGACGGGCGCGGTCATGGCGATGTCGTTGGACTTGATGTGCTCGAAGAGCGTGCCGAACATCGGGCCCATGCCGCCCTCGGCATCGTCGCGGGTAACCGTCGCCGCCCGGTACACCGGATACTCGCGGATCTGCACCTCGCCCACGGGCGTCAGCTCGGGCCAGCCCTCGGGGAACGCGGCGCTCTTGAAGTACCACACGCCGCCGCTCGTGCGGACGCAGCCGACGATCGTCAGCAGGCCCAGGGCGACGACGGCGGCCAGGGCGAACGAGGCGATGCGGACGGGCTTCTTCGGCACGGGCGGCTCCTCCGTCGGCGGGCCCGGTGTTCTTCCGCTAAGCACGCGTTCGCCGCGTTACGCTTGCGGGACCGTCCGGGCGCTGCCCGCCTATTCCAGGACCATCTCCAGGAACGCCCAGACGTCGGCGGTGCCGGCGATGCGCTTCTCGGTGCTCGTGCCGGCGCCGTGGCCCGCGTCGCGCTCGATGCGGACCAGGATCGGCTCGGCCGAGCCGGTCGCCTTCTGCAGGGCGGCGGCGAACTTGAAGCTGTGCATCGGGACGACGCGGTCGTCGCGGTACGCCGTCGTCACCATCGTCGCGGGATAGTGCTCGCGGTGGCGCACGTTGTGGTAGGGGCTGTACGAGTAGAGCACCTCGAACTGCTCGGCATCGTCGGCGCTGCCGTAGTCGCTCACCCAGAAGCGGCCCGCGCTGAACTTGTGGAAGCGGAGCATGTCGAGCACGCCCACCTGCGGGATGGCGGCGCCGAACAGCTCGGGCCGCTGCGTCATGCACGCGCCCACGAGCAGGCCGCCGTTGCTACCGCCCTGGATGGCCGTGCGGCTGGGCACGCTATAGCCCATCTCGTGCAGGTACTCGGCCGCGGCGATGAAGTCGTCGAAGGTGTTCTGCTTGTTCAGCAGGCTGCCGGCCTCGCGCCAGGGCAGGCCGTACTCGCTGCCGCCGCGGAGGTTGGCGACGGCGTAGATGTGGCCGCGCTCGAGCCACGCGGCCCGGCTGGTGCTGAAGCCCGGGGTCAGCGGGATGCCGAAGCCGCCGTAGCCGTAGAGCAGCACCTTGCTGGAGCCGTCCAGCGGCGTGCCCTTCTTCATCGTGATGAACATGGGGATTTGCGTGCCGTCCTTGGAGGGGTAGAAGACCTGGACGGTCTCGTACGGCTCGCCGTCGAAGTCGACCTCGCTCTCGCGGAAGAGCTCGCTCTCGCCGCTGGCGACGTGGTAGCGGTACGTCGTGCTGGGCTGCGCGTAGCTGCTGTAGCCGTAGTACGTGTGCTCGTCGTTCTGTCGGCCACCGAAGCCGCCAACGCTGCCCACGCCGGGGAGCTCGACGGTCCGGACCAGCTCGCCGGCGGGCGTATACACGTTGACCTCGGGCAGCACGTTGCGCAGTGCCTGGGTGATGAGGTGGCCGCCGACCATCGAGGCGCTCTGGAGCGGGACGTCGCCCTCGGGGATGATCTCTTCCCAGCTCTCGCGGCCGGGATTCGCCGGATCGATCGCGATGACGCGGCCGAACGGGGCGTCGTCGGTGGTGTAGACGATGAGGCGCCCGGCACCGAGATCGACGGCGGGGTCGATGCCCACCGCATCATCGCTCGTGACCGGTTCGAGGTCTTCCGACACGCTCCCCAGCACGCTGTATCGCGCCTCGAACTCGGTGACGATGGGCACGAAGCCCGCGTCGTCGGTCAGGTCGTCGACGTAGAGCAGGTTCTGCGGCGCGGTCGTCTCGCTGCCGTAGATCAGCAGGAATCGGCCGTCGTCGGTCAGGCTCGCGCCCCAGCCGCGATTGGGGTGGTCGGGGCTCTCGTAGACGAGCTCGCCCTGCCAGCCGTCTTCCGTCATGCGGTGGAAGTAGACGTTGCGGAACTCGTTGAGGCTCGTCAGCTCGGCGCTGCCAGTCGGACGCTCGGGGTAGCGGCTGTAGTAGAAGCCGCTGCCGTCCTTGGCCCAGGTGATGCCGGTGAACTTGGCTTCGACGATCTCGACGCCGAGGTCTTCGCCGG
This Phycisphaerales bacterium DNA region includes the following protein-coding sequences:
- a CDS encoding pentapeptide repeat-containing protein, with protein sequence MDKNAALRVGARAGFWSSLLGRTTVAAPIAGGGLLSIYFLGAQTTLMRKQNELIEAQNKYFQQQIAQTDRRAAASEELSRLANRQTLLETLHDPAARPGVRAHAVRAMAVATMPESPIDLLGSALGSTSLSGVDLSRAQLRGCDLRDASWSGVALGLDLSDVRLAGARFDACDWSAARGRDIELAAVTFPHDVFEESLLDYDKVVLTADGFLLAESDDQVQPGTHSSRSSIRERWPMPRAGDLYKGRSGSRSIERDISSTERTISELGTLDMLSAAARIRYRAQQAGHLDGEDLLGDQVASQEHFAPLPAYFQAYMMLEDVLASFAREPYLIRYSEQATASALPGSERYFCELPEWPGVRFAIADLRGPVGSLPRWGGIRWEMSKVEAGVQWRLLADISEDLP
- a CDS encoding amidohydrolase family protein produces the protein MGVLLREVCIVDPAAGVTRPPTDVLVLGDRIVAIGRGMDAGAVPVVEGNGRFLMPGLIDTHVHLSSLPDAMRDVALRRTLEGGVTRVRDMGGHGPMLVDLRARSKRAIDDRDQADARPAVYCVAVVAGSTWMAADARAAASAGEGAPGTQPWLAAIDDPGRAAGIADAAAAFGVDGLKLYADMDAEVVEALSAEARERGLAVWSHATIFPAKPDAVVAAGVQAVSHAEMLFFAADASVPARYHAAAFGGREAEDAKHPAVLDALDQMAAAGTMLEPTLTVTEVRRSRGLVNAAHVAATHAIVREAERRGVPILAGTDLMITPGTDGPNIHLELELLVEGAGLSPAAALRGATTHAATILGREGELGVVAAGAIADLVLLERDPLENIGATRSIAMVIRGGLVIEPTPVDHGDAGANGEHWRGGGSPGATAGRRVAAMSWFGGHQHAGRHRPGTPFSRYFDDPFCVCADVLPGRSSAR
- a CDS encoding prolyl oligopeptidase family serine peptidase gives rise to the protein MSPTRSTVSACLGLAGLAVAASLPACTIDRPERDAYAGPLDAASSGGMPLTRWEEAYQQGFEPWHVLEYPAAPTVDVVDELHGVSVADPYRYMEDPDDPRLIEWADQQDALFEDVIQHADSREAYQERLTELLDYPRFGTPVERGGRYFFTTNDGLQNQSVLRVTSSLELAKLGSGRVLLDPNSWTEEGTNSLAGWSPSEDGTMLAYLEQEGGSDWRTIRVIDVDSGEDLGVEIVEAKFTGITWAKDGSGFYYSRYPERPTGSAELTSLNEFRNVYFHRMTEDGWQGELVYESPDHPNRGWGASLTDDGRFLLIYGSETTAPQNLLYVDDLTDDAGFVPIVTEFEARYSVLGSVSEDLEPVTSDDAVGIDPAVDLGAGRLIVYTTDDAPFGRVIAIDPANPGRESWEEIIPEGDVPLQSASMVGGHLITQALRNVLPEVNVYTPAGELVRTVELPGVGSVGGFGGRQNDEHTYYGYSSYAQPSTTYRYHVASGESELFRESEVDFDGEPYETVQVFYPSKDGTQIPMFITMKKGTPLDGSSKVLLYGYGGFGIPLTPGFSTSRAAWLERGHIYAVANLRGGSEYGLPWREAGSLLNKQNTFDDFIAAAEYLHEMGYSVPSRTAIQGGSNGGLLVGACMTQRPELFGAAIPQVGVLDMLRFHKFSAGRFWVSDYGSADDAEQFEVLYSYSPYHNVRHREHYPATMVTTAYRDDRVVPMHSFKFAAALQKATGSAEPILVRIERDAGHGAGTSTEKRIAGTADVWAFLEMVLE
- a CDS encoding heme-binding protein gives rise to the protein MPKKPVRIASFALAAVVALGLLTIVGCVRTSGGVWYFKSAAFPEGWPELTPVGEVQIREYPVYRAATVTRDDAEGGMGPMFGTLFEHIKSNDIAMTAPVDMGYAEQGPADDGAGDTGSSDAMSSMAFLYRTPDLGEPGTDGLVRIDDVEPATYASVGVRGGYSQTNFERGLGLVNAWLESQEDWRPIGPPRYLGYNGPFTPVFWRYGEVQVPVQENAAQDGAVQEPPADGDR